TCTCCTCAGCCTCAGAAACCTTTGCCGCTGTAGGGAAGCAAATGCGCTGACGGCTGCCGCCAAACAACCGCCGAGAGAAATCTGCAGGCTTGCCGGCGGCCTCGGTTTTCCCGCCCATTCAGACGGCGCCGTTTGCCGCAAGCATATTGCAGAACAGCGCTCCCTGCTCGATAGCATCTTCCAAGGCCACATGAGGATGACGATTCGTATCGAACCAGCAAGGCGGCATGTTTTTCGGTGTGCTTTCGCGATAAGGCGCTTTGAGCATCGCCATGGCGTAGGTCTTAATGTCCAAAGCGGAGTGAGAAAAAGGACTTTCACCGGTAAAACGAATCAAATACCAATAAATAAACATAAAATCGTAAGCGGCCGGATAAGCGACGAATACCGGATGGCCGGGGAGTTGTTTCAGCCATTTTAAATAGTTCTGCATAGCCTCTTCGGGTTTTTGCAGATTTTGCCTGCAGGCAGCCCAAGCTTCAGGATGCTCCGCCCACCATTTCATAGTTTGCGGGTGAGTTATGGCATCCGGCAGCGTTTCCAAATTAGCGTAAAACGTGCCGATC
The sequence above is drawn from the candidate division KSB1 bacterium genome and encodes:
- a CDS encoding 3'-5' exoribonuclease; the encoded protein is MAGEIYVSTDIEADGPIPGLYSMLSFGSAAYLPDKTLIGTFYANLETLPDAITHPQTMKWWAEHPEAWAACRQNLQKPEEAMQNYLKWLKQLPGHPVFVAYPAAYDFMFIYWYLIRFTGESPFSHSALDIKTYAMAMLKAPYRESTPKNMPPCWFDTNRHPHVALEDAIEQGALFCNMLAANGAV